One genomic window of Leptospira harrisiae includes the following:
- a CDS encoding BatD family protein: protein MKNFGKIGHILILFYLFPFAAILPSDVEFHFYPNEFSLGENAKLEVRAHGDKVFRAIQTNIKQNGVRIRFSGSGTETQIINFKVSKAQILNFYVDTETEGTFQLPEVTVEYDNRKYQSPPIQFKVSKRSKHSQNQFFNPFQLEENEIPSEGSPEVVFHTNKNVFYKGEPIVGYFVLYYNGYRQPFLERDPNQSISFPYFLSETLRQVSVQIEPEVQRKNVLKKTLVYDKEIYGLTPIKSGKFKIGKTKFIAGDSLRFNSLQETVNSMPATVTVLNLPPNPPIGFSGAIGNFQLNLTNFPKEVNKGETAYFEITIEGEGGYEGIAPSPESKTEYQLISQSRTKTFKKLDSGDYGFYSVVRFSYGYQVNQTNKLQLEPYRFSFFSLKESTYKTLSIQFPTLQILSEKKKELKKESTPTATPNPPSIFVLVFLAVFGILSYLGYRKYRLNQKVKEFADMVQSFGKKRNIFLADYLKRQGLAEDGIQFLIFLVEKSDTETPKKTFLSLSKTDKTKVFKIAKQLNTKE from the coding sequence ATGAAAAATTTTGGTAAGATAGGCCATATATTAATTCTCTTTTATTTATTTCCTTTTGCTGCTATTTTACCTTCCGATGTAGAATTTCATTTTTATCCAAACGAATTTTCATTAGGGGAGAATGCTAAACTAGAAGTAAGAGCTCACGGTGATAAAGTATTTAGAGCCATTCAAACAAATATAAAACAAAACGGAGTTCGTATCCGGTTTTCAGGAAGTGGGACAGAAACACAAATTATCAATTTTAAAGTTTCAAAAGCACAAATACTTAACTTTTATGTAGATACAGAGACGGAAGGTACGTTTCAACTTCCAGAAGTAACAGTAGAATACGACAACCGAAAGTATCAATCACCGCCAATACAATTCAAAGTAAGCAAAAGAAGCAAACATTCACAAAATCAATTTTTTAATCCTTTCCAACTCGAAGAAAACGAAATTCCATCTGAAGGATCTCCAGAAGTAGTGTTTCACACTAATAAAAATGTTTTTTACAAAGGAGAACCCATCGTTGGCTATTTTGTACTCTACTACAATGGATATAGACAACCATTTCTAGAAAGAGATCCAAACCAATCGATATCATTTCCTTATTTCCTTTCAGAAACTCTAAGACAAGTTTCCGTACAAATTGAACCAGAAGTCCAAAGAAAAAATGTTCTAAAAAAAACTTTAGTTTATGATAAAGAAATCTACGGATTAACTCCAATTAAATCTGGGAAATTTAAAATAGGAAAAACTAAATTCATTGCAGGTGATAGTTTAAGGTTCAACTCGTTACAAGAAACCGTAAATTCAATGCCAGCGACAGTCACAGTATTAAATCTTCCACCGAATCCACCCATTGGTTTTTCAGGTGCCATAGGAAATTTTCAATTAAACCTAACTAATTTTCCAAAAGAAGTTAACAAAGGTGAAACTGCTTATTTCGAAATTACAATAGAAGGGGAGGGCGGCTATGAAGGAATCGCACCTTCACCTGAATCAAAAACAGAATACCAATTAATTTCACAGTCAAGAACCAAAACATTTAAAAAATTAGATTCTGGTGATTATGGTTTTTATTCTGTTGTTAGGTTTTCTTATGGATACCAAGTAAACCAAACAAATAAACTCCAATTGGAACCATACCGATTTAGTTTCTTTTCTTTAAAAGAATCTACGTATAAAACTCTCTCGATACAATTCCCAACTTTGCAGATTCTATCGGAAAAGAAAAAAGAACTAAAAAAAGAATCTACACCCACTGCAACTCCGAACCCACCTTCAATTTTTGTATTAGTTTTTCTTGCCGTATTTGGCATACTTTCGTACCTGGGATATAGAAAGTATCGATTGAATCAAAAGGTAAAGGAATTTGCAGATATGGTTCAAAGTTTCGGAAAAAAAAGAAATATATTCTTAGCAGATTATCTAAAAAGACAAGGATTGGCTGAGGACGGTATTCAATTTCTAATATTTCTGGTTGAAAAATCGGATACCGAAACGCCAAAAAAAACATTCTTATCTTTGTCCAAAACCGACAAAACAAAAGTTTTTAAAATAGCAAAACAATTAAACACAAAGGAGTAA